The Pseudoalteromonas carrageenovora IAM 12662 DNA window ATTTTTTTGGCTGCTTTTATATGCTTCTGCATACTGTTTATTGGAAATTAAATGCTGTAATTCACCTAGTAATTTTACATAAGAAACGTTGTCTTCAGCTTTAGCGTTTAAACTATGTAAAGCAAGGTAACTAAGTAATATACTAAAAATAAGGTGCTTGATCATGCCGGTGTGAAAATCCTATAAAGGTGACTAGTACTAAAAGCTATGAAACTATAACTAAGGTAGCACTTTCCATTTATATGTAAAGCAGATTGGGTGGTTATTAAATAAATGTAAACAGTGAGTTTTGTTTTAACAACTTAAAAACAGCTTAACGATTTGCTAAAAATATTTGTAGAGTAAGATTTTTAGTTTTTATTTTATAGAAATACAAAGGAGGGAAAAAATGGGGCGATTGACGGGGCTTGAACCCGCGACAACCGGAATCACAATCCGGGGCTCTACCAACTGAGCTACAACCGCCACTACGACACCTTGTTTGGTGTGGCGCGCATAATACATAAAATAATAAACCTTGGGAAGCCCTAAAAGCTAAAATTAATAAAAAAACTAAAAAAAGAACAACAAACATCTTAAGTTCATAAATAATAAGTAGTATGCGCGGCGAATATGTTGGCTAAAAAATCAAAAAACACCATGTTTTTAGTATTAATTTACTATTTTATGAGAACGAATTGTAAATTAATGTATAATCATGTCTGGAAAAACGCTTAAAAAATAATTTGGAGTAAATATGGATTCAGTACTTAATTGGCTAAATGAAAACTCAGGCCTAATTTTACATTATGGTATTCAAGCTGTTGTAGCGCTTGTTATATTTTTAATTGGTAGTCGTGTTGCTAAGTTTTGTTCTAACTTAACTGAAAAAGGCTTTGCTAAAAAGAAAGTAGACAAAGCTGTCGGCTCATTTGTTGCTAGCATAGTATTTACACTTGTGTTTGCTGTAACAATTTTAATGGCGCTTTCACAGATTGGTATAGAAACAACTTCATTTATAGCTATTTTGGGTGCTGCAGGTTTAGCTGTTGGTTTAGCACTACAAGGTTCATTATCTAACTTCGCCTCTGGTGTATTAATTATTTTGCTTCGTCCTTTCAAGTCTGGCGACTTTGTTGAAGCAGGCGGAAAAATGGGTACTGTTAAAAAAATAGAAATTTTCTCAACTGAGTTACGCACTCCAGATAATAAAGTAATCATTGTTCCTAACTCTCAAATTATGTCTGGTGCTATTACTAACTTTTCACGTGAATCTACACGTCGTATCGATTTAGTTATTGGTGTTGGTTACGATGCTGATTTACGCCAAGCAAAAGAAGTATTAAAATCAGTGCTTGACGCAGAAACTCGTTTACTTAAAGATCCTGCTTACACAGTTGCTGTAAATGAGCTGGGTGATTCTAGCGTAAACTTTGTTGTTCGCCCTTGGGTTAACTCTGCTGATTACTGGCCAACATACTGGTCATTAATGGAAAATATTAAAATAGCACTAGATGATGCAGATATTAATATTCCATTTCCACAAATGGATGTTCATTTACACAAGCAAGACTAATTTTTAGAATCAAATAGGTTATTTTTAATGAAATTGAAGCTTTTAACACTTTTAGTTGCAGCATCTGCTGCAACTAACGCATTCGCTGAAGACGCAGATAGAAAAACGTGGGAAGTAACTAGTGAAGTAGGTGCAATCATTACTAGTGGTAATACTGAAACAACTACCTTAAAAGGCGGTCTTAAAGTATTACATAACCTAGAAAATTGGAATAACGAGTACAAAATCGACGGCATCTATAAAGAAGATGAAGTAGAAGATGACAACGGCGATAAAGACAAGCAACGTACTAACGAAAAGTACTCTGCATCAGCGCAAGGTAATTACAAATTAAATGAAAAGAATTCTCATTTATTCATTTATGGTTCACACGTTTCAGGCTACTTTGGCGCGAATAGAACAGAATCTGTAATTTCTGCTGGTTACGGCTTACGCTTACTTGACCAACAAAATATGTGGCTAAATGCGGAGTTTGGTCCGGGTTACAAGTTTTTTGAATACTCAGACGATAGTACTCAAGTAGACGACAACGGCAACCTACTTGCTGGCGAAAGCGACAGTGAAATAATTGCTTTAGGTAAGCTTGATTACAATTGGCAGATTTCTGAAAGCGCACGTTTTACTCAATTAGTGGCTGTAGAATACGGTGACTCGAATACTAAAACACGCTCAGAAACTGCACTGCTTGCTAAAATCAACGGTTCATTACAAATGAAAGTTGCTTTTAATCTAACCAACAACTCAGACGTTGCTGATGATGAAGAAAGCACAGACACTGAAACATCATTGACCCTGGTTTACAGTTTTTAACCAAACCAGCAAGTTTAATGACATTTAAGTGACAAAAGGGACGAAAGTCCCTTTTTTATTTGTGCAAATTTAATGTATTATAGCCACCAATTTTGGTTGTAGACCTAGGGATATACCTACTCGTGAAAGTTTTTACACAATTTATTAGTGCTTTTATTCTACTTTGTAGTTTTAGTACGCTGGCTTTTACGCCAACAGCGTCACAAATTGAGCAATTTAAAAAATTGCCTAAATCTCAGCAGGAAGCCCTAGCAAAGCAGTACGGTGTGGATATTTCTACAATTACCGGTGCAAATCAGTCAAATGAAGAAAATGATAAAGAAGAAAAATCAACTATAGGTGAACGTCCTGAAAAGGAAGAAGAAGATTTAACGGACGAAGAACGCTTTAAGCCAAAAACAGATGAATTAAAACCATACGGTTATGAGTTATTTGCAGGCGAACCTGCGACCTTTATGCCAAATGAAAATGCGGCAGTACCTGATACCTATATAGTAGGTGCAGGCGATCAATTAAAAATAAATTTTTACGGTAAAGAAAGTGACAGTTTTAATGTAACTGTTGACCGTGAAGGGCGTATAAATATTCCAGATTTAAGCCCTGTAGAAGTTGCAGGTTTGACCTTTGCCGAAATCAAAGAATTAATTAAAGTTAAAGTTGAACAAGAAGTCATAGGCGTAAAAGCTTTTGTATCGCTTGGTCAACTTCGTAGCATGCGTATTTTAGTACTTGGTGAAGCTTATAAGCCAGGAAGTTATAGCGTATCGTCTTTAACGACTGTATCTCATGCTTTATTTGTAAGCGGTGGTGTGTCAGATATTGCTTCTCTTCGTAATATACAGGTTAAACGTGCAGGTAAAGTTATTACTAACTTCGACCTTTATGACTTACTGATCAAAGGTGATAGCAGTAACGATATAGTTTTAAAATCTGGCGATGTTGTTTTCGTACCTCCTGTAGGAGCTCAAGTTAGAGTTGAAGGCTTAGTTAAGCGCCCCGCAATATTTGAGCTAAAAAAAGGCGAGACTGCAAAGCAATTATTAACTATGGCGGGAGGCCTTAAACCTGGCGCTTACGCTAAAAATGCAGTAGTAGAGCGCTTTAATTTTGACCGTAAAGAAGTGCTATCTGTCGATTTTTCAAAATCTCAAATAAACTACATTCCTCAAGATGGCGACCGAATTCGTTTTAACTCTATTAGTGCACAATATCAAAATTCAATTAGCCTAATTGGCGCTGTAGCGCGCCCGGGTAACTATCAGTGGTATCAAGGTAAACGTATTTCTGATGTTTTAAAATCAGTTCGAGGCGACTTATTGCCACAAGCGGATTTAAGCTATGGCTTAGTGATTCGCGAAATAAATATTAATGGTGATATAGAAGCGCACCAATTTGATGTAGCTCAAGCGATAATAAAGAATCCAGAAAATAACTTAACGTTAAAAGCGAATGATAAAATAATCGTATTTAGCCGCTTTGAAGAAAAAGAAGCTGAAAAATCGGCACTTGCTAATATGGCTTTAAGCCAAGAACAGCAAGAGCAACAGTTAAAGGCTGAACAATGGCATACATACCAGCAAAAAGAATTTGAAAAATACATTGGTATAAATCAAGAAGAGGAGTTTATTTTTGAAGAAAATAAAGCTCTTACACTCGCTGAAATGTCAAAACGCAAAGCTAAAGAAGAAGCTGAGCTTGAATTAAAACCAGAAGACTACGCTTTATTCAGCCGCCACAATTTACTGGCCCCACTTATTGCAAAATTTAAGCAACAGGCTTCTGTTAATCAGGCTATTCAGCTTGTAGAAATTAACGGCAACGTTACATTCCCTGGTGTGTATCCGTTAATGATAGGCGGTGAAGTGCGTGATTTAGTAACAGCTGCTGGCGGGTTGTTAGAGTCTGCTTACGTAAAACAAGCAGAAATCACTCGAATTGTTGAAAACGATGGCTCCAAGATAGAGCATTTACGTTTAGATTTAGAAAGCGCGATGCGCGGCGACCTACAAAGTAATATCACTCTACAAAGCAAAGACAGCATTAACGTGTTTGCTATCCCAAACTGGCAAGAAAACGTAAAAGTAGAATTAAAAGGTGAGCTTAAATTCCCTGGTGTATACACAATCCGTCGCGGCGAAACACTAACGGAGCTATTAGAGCGCGCAGGTGGCTTCTCTGAGTTTGCAGAGCAAAAAGCGGCAGTATTTACTCGCGCCTCTATAAAAGAGCAAGAACAAGAGCAACTAGCCCGATTATCAACCGAGTTACGTCGTGATATCGCATCAAAAAGTTTTCAAAATTCAGTAAGCAGTAATTCACTTTCATATGATGAAATGAATAAGCTGTTAAATGATTTAGCAAGTGTGGAAGCTGTAGGGCGCTTAGTTATCGACTTACCACTTATTGTCGAGAATAAGCAAAACTTAGTCCTTCAAGACGGTGATATTTTATATGTACCAAGCAAGCGTGATTCAATTAGCGTAATCGGTGAAGTTAATTATTCGACCTCCCATTTATATAAATCAGGGGTTACACTTGAAGATTATATTGACCTAAGTGGTGGCCTAAAAGATCGTGCAGATGAAGACAGTATTTATATAATTAAAGCTAATGGCTCAGTTAAAATTCCTGCTAAAGGAGGGTGGTTTGCCGCAAATGATCCTACAGAGTTAGAAGCTGGCGATACAATCGTAATCCCAATGGACGCGAGTCATATGGATAAGCTTACCCTGTGGAGTACCGCAACCCAAATAGTGTACCAATTAGGTGTCGCTGTCGCTGCAATTACCAATATTTAAAGTATAAACTTGCTCTATTGAGTAAATTAAGTATGCGAACAGTAATTATTGCTTTAATAATTAGATTAGAAAGTGGAACTAGATCAACTATATGAAAACAGATTTGAGAACACAAAGCTCTGAGCTAGAGCAAAACAGATATCCGCCTGTTGATGATGAAATAGATTTAGGTGAACTGCTATCTGTTATTTGGAGAGGAAAGTGGATAATAGCAGTGATCACTTTTCTGTTTGTTTTGTTCTCAGTCATTTTTGCCTTAAAGCAGCCAAATTTATACAGATCTGAAGTGTTATTAGCACCTGCGGAGGCAAAAAGTAATGGTGGTTTATCAGCTTTAGCTGGTCAGTTTGGTGGATTAGCAAGCCTAGCAGGAGTAAATATAGGCGGGCAAAGTACCAATAAAACACAATTAGCCCTTGAAGTTTTGAAATCCAGAAAATTCGTAGCGAGTTTTATTGAAAAACATAATATTTTACCAGATCTAATGGCTGTAGAGTCTTGGGATATAGATAAGGGGGTGCTCTATGATCCTGAGGTTTATGATAGTAGTTCAAAAAAATGGTTGAGGGATGTTGAAGCGCCACGTATAGCTAAACCATCGGACCAAGAAGCTTATAAAATTTTTAGTGATTTAATTTTATTAAAAACTAATAAAGAAACGGCAATGATAACTTTATCTATAGTTCACCAGTCCCCTTTGATTGCGAAGCAATGGGTCAACTGGTTAGTAAAAGATATTAATAAAGAAATGAGAGATAGAGACGTAGTGGAGGCTCAAAAAAGTGCTGACTTCCTTTCTAAGCAATTAGAAGATACTAAAATTGCTGATATACGAATCATTCTTTATAAATTAATTGAAGAGCAAGCAAAAACAATCATGTTTGCTAGTGTTCGAGATGAGTATGCCTTTAAAACGATAGATCCAGCACTTGTTCCAGAAGTAAGAGACAGTCCAAAGCGAACTCTAATTGTAATCTTAGGCTTTGCATTAGGGCTAGTTTTTAGTTGTATGATCGTTATCCTCAAGCACTATATTAGGATCAAAGATTAAAATACGTTTACTTCTACACATCAGATAATAAATGCAACTAATTAACTAACTACTTTGAGAGCTGAAGTAATACAGTTTTAATCGGATAAAATTTTTATATCAATTGAATTAAATTACTGTACTTCATTGCAAAGAGTAAAAGACTTTTGCATGTATGACGCGAATTAAGACTACTTAATTCACAAAGATTAGTATCAGCTCAGTAAAAGTGATAATTACTACATAGGATTAATGTGAAAATACTTATAACGGGGGGGGCAGGCTTTATAGGCTCAGCTGTAGTTCGCCATATCATAAAAAACACCAGTGATTCAGTGATTAACCTCGATAAATTAACTTATGCTGGGAATTTAGAGTCATTAAAGTCAGTAGATTGCAATGACAGGTATACATTCGAGCAGGTCGACATTTGTAACCGTGAAGAGCTAGATCGGGTTTTTAAATCGCATAAACCAGACGCAGTAATGCATTTGGCTGCTGAAAGCCATGTCGACCGTTCTATAACTGGGCCTGCCGAATTTATACAAACTAATATAGTAGGCACTTATAATCTATTAGAAGCGGCTCGTGAATACTGGAATACATTAAATGAGGGTGATAAAAAATCGTTTAGGTTTCACCATATCTCAACTGATGAGGTATATGGTGATCTTCCTCACCCAGATGAGCAAGAAGGTGAACTTCCATTATTTACTGAAGAAACATCTTACGCGCCAAGTAGTCCTTATTCTGCAAGTAAAGCGTCAAGTGATCATTTAGTTCGAGCATGGCTGCGCACGTATAGTTTTCCAACAATTGTTACTAATTGTTCAAATAATTATGGGCCTTACCACTTTCCTGAGAAGCTAATTCCTTTAGTGATACTTAATGCCCTAGAAGGAAAAGACTTACCTATTTATGGTAAAGGCGACCAAATACGTGACTGGCTATACGTAGAAGACCATGCGCGCGCTCTATATAAAGTAGTGACCGAAGGTATTGTTGGAGAAACCTATAATATAGGCGGTCATAATGAAAAGCAAAACTTAGAAGTAGTGCAAACTATTTGTGAAATTTTAGATACGTTAGTACCAAAAAAATCTAAGTACGCTGAGCAAATTATATACGTAACAGATCGCCCTGGGCATGACAGACGCTATGCGATTGATTCATCAAAAATGAGTAAAGAGCTTAACTGGATGCCAGTGGAAACATTCGAAACAGGTTTGCGTAAAACTATCGAGTGGTACTTATCGAATCAGCAATGGTGCAAAAATGTTCAAGACGGATCGTATCAGCGCGAACGTCTTGGCGAGTTATAAAAAGGAGCTATGTAATGAAAGGAATAATCTTAGCGGGTGGTTCAGGTACTCGTTTATACCCAATTACCATGGGCGTATCTAAACAGCTGCTTCCTATTTATGATAAACCAATGATTTATTACCCACTTTCGGTGTTAATGTTGGCTGGTATTAGAGAAATTTTAATCATTACAACACTCGAAGATTCAGATTCTTTCAAGCGCTTATTAGGTGATGGCTCACAATTTGGAATTGAGCTTAATTATACAGTTCAACCAGAACCTGAAGGTCTAGCGCAAGCCTTTATTTTAGGTGAACGTTTTATTGGTAATGATGATGTTTGCTTAGTGCTTGGTGATAATATTTTTTACGGTGAAGGTTTTACACCTAAACTTAAAAATGCCGTCGACAATGCAAAGAATGGTTTAGGCGCAACGGTGTTCGGTTATCAAGTGAAGGATCCCGAGCGCTTTGGAGTTGTAGAGTTTAATAAAAATAAAAAAGCTATCTCCATAGAAGAGAAACCGGAAGTACCCAAGTCTAATTTTGCTGTAACAGGTTTATATTTTTATGATAATTCTGTTGTTCAGTTAGCTAAAAAAGTAGAGCCTTCACACCGAGGTGAGCTAGAGATTACTTGCCTCAATGAAATGTATTTGAACCAAAATAAGCTAAATGTTGAACGCTTAGGGCGCGGCTTTGCTTGGTTAGACACTGGTACACATGAAAGCTTACTTGAAGCCGCACAATTCGTAGAAACAATTGAAAAACGCCAAGGCTATAAAATAGCCTGCTTAGAAGAAATCGCATTTAACAATAATTGGATAAATGAGTCTCAATTAGTATTTAGGGCAGATTTATTTAAAAAGAATAGTTATGGTACATACCTTAATAACTTATTAAAACTGTAATCTATTTAGAATATTTAATATGCTGAAGATTCATAAATGTGAGCCTTTAGTTTCAGGTGATATGAAGTAGGATTTTATGAAAAAGTTTTTGGTGCTAGGAATTGGTAATGCTCAGGTAGATCTATATCGAAAACTGCAAGGTAGCTTTGAAGTACATGGGCTTAGTAATACAAATATTGGTCGAGGTTACAAATATTGTGACCATTTTGAATGTATAGATATAACTGATTATAATCAAGTTCTTGAATATTCGAAACAAAACCAAATTGATTACATCTATAGTGTCGGGTCCGATGTCGCTATGCCTACAGTTGCTTATGTTTCAGAAAAGCTTAACCTTCCTCACTTTGTAAACTATGAAGTGGCAAAGGCATGTAATAATAAGGCTTTATTTAGAGATGTGCTCAGAGGTGTGTATGGAGCAGTTCCTTTTCAGGTTGAGAGTGACTTACCTGAATCTCTAGATGTTGATTTTCCAATGATAGTAAAACCTGTTGATAGCCAGGGCCAAAGAGGGGTATCCACAGCTCATAATAAACATGAACTTATTAAATCATTTTCATTTGCAAAAAAACATTCTCGTTGTGGAGATGTCATTTTGGAAAGAAAAGTAAATGGCGAAGAGATTTCGGTTAATGCATATGTAATTGATGGAGAGTTGATTTTCTTCCTACCCTCAGATCGCGAAAGTTGGAATGATTACGATGGGGGAATTATTCGAAAGCATATTTTACCTGTTACAATTAATGAACCAGCAATCAAAAATGTAGAAAGGCTTGTTCGAGAAACAATTCACGCAATTGGAATTACAAATGGACCTGTTTATTTTCAGATAAAAATGGAAAAAGATAATCCATTTTTAATTGAAGTAACCCCAAGATTTGATGGGTGCCATATGTGGAATCTGATTAAGTTTTCAACCGATATAGATTTGTTATCTATTTGTATAGACCATTTATTAAGTAAAAAGTTGAATAAGTTACCAATATATACTGTTAATCCTTCTGCTCTTGAGTTTATTTGTCAAGCTCCCGGGGAAATAGTTTCCAAATATAATGCTGACGCTTGTTCACTTTACCAAGAGCATTATTACTTAGTTGGTGAAGTAGTAAATGAGATGAATGGAATTATGGAAAAATGTGGATATAAGATTAATTTGGTAGATTAACATGAGAATAGCAATAACTGGAGCAACAGGATTAATCGGTAAAGCTTTTATTGAGAAGTATTCAAATAATTTTGAACTAGTAGCAATATCAAGAAAGCCGGAACAAGAAAATTGTATTTACTCTGATTTCTCTTTTAATTCCTTATGCCATATATTTGAAAATGTTGATGCATTAATCCATTTAGCGGGAGAAAGACTTCATAAATTAGAAAGTCTAGAAACAACCTCAGACTTAGATGAAATTGTACTTTTAGCTGCAAAAAACGCTGGGCTTCAAAACATAGTATTAGCTTCTTCCCGAGGGGTGTATGGTAAAAATAAAAGCCCATGGCATGAGTCTACCAACGTTTCTCCAACTAATTTTTACTCATTAAAAAAAGCTCAAACAGAGCTATTATGTAATTATTTAAATAACTCTCATGGATTAAAAATTAAATGTCTTAGAATTGCACAGGTACTTTCAGAGAATGAATATGAAGGTAGTATGATTAGAGTCTTTTTGGATAGCGCTGTGAAAGC harbors:
- a CDS encoding DUF481 domain-containing protein, translating into MKLKLLTLLVAASAATNAFAEDADRKTWEVTSEVGAIITSGNTETTTLKGGLKVLHNLENWNNEYKIDGIYKEDEVEDDNGDKDKQRTNEKYSASAQGNYKLNEKNSHLFIYGSHVSGYFGANRTESVISAGYGLRLLDQQNMWLNAEFGPGYKFFEYSDDSTQVDDNGNLLAGESDSEIIALGKLDYNWQISESARFTQLVAVEYGDSNTKTRSETALLAKINGSLQMKVAFNLTNNSDVADDEESTDTETSLTLVYSF
- a CDS encoding NAD-dependent epimerase/dehydratase family protein — translated: MRIAITGATGLIGKAFIEKYSNNFELVAISRKPEQENCIYSDFSFNSLCHIFENVDALIHLAGERLHKLESLETTSDLDEIVLLAAKNAGLQNIVLASSRGVYGKNKSPWHESTNVSPTNFYSLKKAQTELLCNYLNNSHGLKIKCLRIAQVLSENEYEGSMIRVFLDSAVKAENLHVTVSGITREYIYILDLVDAIYTAVKHDSEYGIYNVGTGVGVNIEEIATIISKTFDNGCKVIVNDNLTEVSENSVMAVNLFRQTFDWSPAFTFETAIKDIEGKISGV
- a CDS encoding ATP-grasp domain-containing protein, with product MKKFLVLGIGNAQVDLYRKLQGSFEVHGLSNTNIGRGYKYCDHFECIDITDYNQVLEYSKQNQIDYIYSVGSDVAMPTVAYVSEKLNLPHFVNYEVAKACNNKALFRDVLRGVYGAVPFQVESDLPESLDVDFPMIVKPVDSQGQRGVSTAHNKHELIKSFSFAKKHSRCGDVILERKVNGEEISVNAYVIDGELIFFLPSDRESWNDYDGGIIRKHILPVTINEPAIKNVERLVRETIHAIGITNGPVYFQIKMEKDNPFLIEVTPRFDGCHMWNLIKFSTDIDLLSICIDHLLSKKLNKLPIYTVNPSALEFICQAPGEIVSKYNADACSLYQEHYYLVGEVVNEMNGIMEKCGYKINLVD
- a CDS encoding Wzz/FepE/Etk N-terminal domain-containing protein; translated protein: MKTDLRTQSSELEQNRYPPVDDEIDLGELLSVIWRGKWIIAVITFLFVLFSVIFALKQPNLYRSEVLLAPAEAKSNGGLSALAGQFGGLASLAGVNIGGQSTNKTQLALEVLKSRKFVASFIEKHNILPDLMAVESWDIDKGVLYDPEVYDSSSKKWLRDVEAPRIAKPSDQEAYKIFSDLILLKTNKETAMITLSIVHQSPLIAKQWVNWLVKDINKEMRDRDVVEAQKSADFLSKQLEDTKIADIRIILYKLIEEQAKTIMFASVRDEYAFKTIDPALVPEVRDSPKRTLIVILGFALGLVFSCMIVILKHYIRIKD
- the rfbB gene encoding dTDP-glucose 4,6-dehydratase translates to MKILITGGAGFIGSAVVRHIIKNTSDSVINLDKLTYAGNLESLKSVDCNDRYTFEQVDICNREELDRVFKSHKPDAVMHLAAESHVDRSITGPAEFIQTNIVGTYNLLEAAREYWNTLNEGDKKSFRFHHISTDEVYGDLPHPDEQEGELPLFTEETSYAPSSPYSASKASSDHLVRAWLRTYSFPTIVTNCSNNYGPYHFPEKLIPLVILNALEGKDLPIYGKGDQIRDWLYVEDHARALYKVVTEGIVGETYNIGGHNEKQNLEVVQTICEILDTLVPKKSKYAEQIIYVTDRPGHDRRYAIDSSKMSKELNWMPVETFETGLRKTIEWYLSNQQWCKNVQDGSYQRERLGEL
- a CDS encoding mechanosensitive ion channel family protein, with protein sequence MDSVLNWLNENSGLILHYGIQAVVALVIFLIGSRVAKFCSNLTEKGFAKKKVDKAVGSFVASIVFTLVFAVTILMALSQIGIETTSFIAILGAAGLAVGLALQGSLSNFASGVLIILLRPFKSGDFVEAGGKMGTVKKIEIFSTELRTPDNKVIIVPNSQIMSGAITNFSRESTRRIDLVIGVGYDADLRQAKEVLKSVLDAETRLLKDPAYTVAVNELGDSSVNFVVRPWVNSADYWPTYWSLMENIKIALDDADINIPFPQMDVHLHKQD
- the rfbA gene encoding glucose-1-phosphate thymidylyltransferase RfbA; translation: MKGIILAGGSGTRLYPITMGVSKQLLPIYDKPMIYYPLSVLMLAGIREILIITTLEDSDSFKRLLGDGSQFGIELNYTVQPEPEGLAQAFILGERFIGNDDVCLVLGDNIFYGEGFTPKLKNAVDNAKNGLGATVFGYQVKDPERFGVVEFNKNKKAISIEEKPEVPKSNFAVTGLYFYDNSVVQLAKKVEPSHRGELEITCLNEMYLNQNKLNVERLGRGFAWLDTGTHESLLEAAQFVETIEKRQGYKIACLEEIAFNNNWINESQLVFRADLFKKNSYGTYLNNLLKL
- a CDS encoding SLBB domain-containing protein; this translates as MKVFTQFISAFILLCSFSTLAFTPTASQIEQFKKLPKSQQEALAKQYGVDISTITGANQSNEENDKEEKSTIGERPEKEEEDLTDEERFKPKTDELKPYGYELFAGEPATFMPNENAAVPDTYIVGAGDQLKINFYGKESDSFNVTVDREGRINIPDLSPVEVAGLTFAEIKELIKVKVEQEVIGVKAFVSLGQLRSMRILVLGEAYKPGSYSVSSLTTVSHALFVSGGVSDIASLRNIQVKRAGKVITNFDLYDLLIKGDSSNDIVLKSGDVVFVPPVGAQVRVEGLVKRPAIFELKKGETAKQLLTMAGGLKPGAYAKNAVVERFNFDRKEVLSVDFSKSQINYIPQDGDRIRFNSISAQYQNSISLIGAVARPGNYQWYQGKRISDVLKSVRGDLLPQADLSYGLVIREININGDIEAHQFDVAQAIIKNPENNLTLKANDKIIVFSRFEEKEAEKSALANMALSQEQQEQQLKAEQWHTYQQKEFEKYIGINQEEEFIFEENKALTLAEMSKRKAKEEAELELKPEDYALFSRHNLLAPLIAKFKQQASVNQAIQLVEINGNVTFPGVYPLMIGGEVRDLVTAAGGLLESAYVKQAEITRIVENDGSKIEHLRLDLESAMRGDLQSNITLQSKDSINVFAIPNWQENVKVELKGELKFPGVYTIRRGETLTELLERAGGFSEFAEQKAAVFTRASIKEQEQEQLARLSTELRRDIASKSFQNSVSSNSLSYDEMNKLLNDLASVEAVGRLVIDLPLIVENKQNLVLQDGDILYVPSKRDSISVIGEVNYSTSHLYKSGVTLEDYIDLSGGLKDRADEDSIYIIKANGSVKIPAKGGWFAANDPTELEAGDTIVIPMDASHMDKLTLWSTATQIVYQLGVAVAAITNI